GACACCCCCGTGACCCGGGAGGACCTGGAGGTTATCGCCGCGGGGGGCCGTCTGAACTGGGTGAAGGGCCGCAAAAAATAGCGTTTCCGTTTGGCCTTCGGGGAACACCTGCGGGACACCGGGTTGACCTTGCCCTGGGTTGAAACACCGGCTCCGTAGTTTTGCGACACGCCTCCGCCTCCACCGTTCCCCGGAGGTTCTCCTTTTGGATAGAGCACCGGCGTCACGAGCACCTGCGCACGAGGGCCACAGGCTAGGCACCACCGACCAGAGACCCGAAGGAGGAACACGCACATGTCGCGTTTTGAAGGGCTTCAGCTGAAGGACATCGCCGCGCCGGAGCGGGGCGAGCGGATCGAGTACAGGAACGGCAAGCAGATCGTCCCCGACGAGCCCGTCATCCCCTACGTGGAGGGTGACGGCATCGGGCTGGACATCACCCCCGCCATGAAGACCGTGCTGGACGCGGCGGTGGCCAGGGCCTACGGCGGCAAGAAGCGCCTGGCCTGGTGGGAGATCTTCGCGGGGGAGAAGGCCATGAACAAGTTCGGCACCGCCATCCCCGACGATTCCTTCAACGCTCTGCGGTACTTCCGCATCGGCATCAAGGGCCCCCTGACCACCCCCGTGGGCGGCGGTTTCCGCAGCCTCAACGTGGCCTTCCGGCAGGTGCTGGACCTGTACGCCTGCGTGCGCCCCGTGCGGTGGTTCGAGGGCGTTCCCGCCCCCCTGAAGCGTCCCCAGGACGTGGACATGATCATCTTCCGGGAGAACACGGAGGATCTCTACGCGGGCATCGAGTGGGAGCAGGGCACCCCGGAGTGCGCCAAGGTCATCGAGTTCCTTAGGGGCATGGGCGCCAAGGTCCGGGACGACTCGGGCATCGGCATCAAGCCCATCTCCGTCACCGGCAGCAAGCGGCTGGTGCGCATGGCCATCCAGTACGCCGTGGACCACAAGAAGAAGTCCGTCACCCTGGTGCACAAGGGCAACATCATGAAGTTCACCGAAGGGGCCTTCCTCAAGTGGGGCTACGAGGTGGCCAAGGAGGAGTTCGGCTCGGTGTGCATCACCGAAAAGGAACTCTTCGACATCTACAACGGCGTGCAGCCCGAGGGCAAGATCGTGGTGAAGGACCGCATCGCCGACGCCATGTTCCAGCAGATCCTCCTGCGGCCCGCGGAGTACGACGTGCTGGCCACGGCGAACCTCAACGGAGACTACATCTCCGACGCCCTGGCGGCCTCCGTGGGCGGCCTGGGCCTGGCGCCGGGAGCCAACATGAACGACGAGGTGGCCTTCTTCGAGGCCACCCACGGCACCGCCCCCAAGTACGCCGGGCAGGACAAGGTGAACCCGGGCTCCCTGATCCTCTCGGGGGTGCTCATGCTGGAGCACCTGGGGTGGCAGGAGGCGGCGGACCTGGTGGTCAAGGGCATGGAGGGAGCCATCCGGGACGGCATCGTCACCTACGACCTGGCGCGGCAGCGGGAAGGGGCCACGGAGGTCTCCTGCTCCAAGTTCGCCCAGGCCATCTGCGAGCGGATGTAGCATAGCGGGGGGCGAGGAGCGTCCTCGCCCCCTTCTTCGTGGAGGGAGGCTCCTCCGAAGACGGACCTTCGGGGAACCCTCATGGGGTTCCCCGCGTCCCTTATGGAGAGCCTGATTCGCGAACCG
The sequence above is drawn from the Aminomonas paucivorans DSM 12260 genome and encodes:
- the icd gene encoding isocitrate dehydrogenase (NADP(+)) → MSRFEGLQLKDIAAPERGERIEYRNGKQIVPDEPVIPYVEGDGIGLDITPAMKTVLDAAVARAYGGKKRLAWWEIFAGEKAMNKFGTAIPDDSFNALRYFRIGIKGPLTTPVGGGFRSLNVAFRQVLDLYACVRPVRWFEGVPAPLKRPQDVDMIIFRENTEDLYAGIEWEQGTPECAKVIEFLRGMGAKVRDDSGIGIKPISVTGSKRLVRMAIQYAVDHKKKSVTLVHKGNIMKFTEGAFLKWGYEVAKEEFGSVCITEKELFDIYNGVQPEGKIVVKDRIADAMFQQILLRPAEYDVLATANLNGDYISDALAASVGGLGLAPGANMNDEVAFFEATHGTAPKYAGQDKVNPGSLILSGVLMLEHLGWQEAADLVVKGMEGAIRDGIVTYDLARQREGATEVSCSKFAQAICERM